One segment of Rosa chinensis cultivar Old Blush chromosome 6, RchiOBHm-V2, whole genome shotgun sequence DNA contains the following:
- the LOC112174238 gene encoding disease resistance protein RPP2A isoform X3 — protein sequence MHDLLQEMGREIVRRESPKEPGKRSRLWSREEIHNVLKKNKGTEAIQGMVMEWSELEVAHWNPEALSNLSQLILLHIHNVDLPKGLTCLPNSLRLLEWPGCPLRSLPRTFEPDELIELNLCHSNIEHLWKGTKNFNKLKFIKLCHSQNIVEIPDLAGVQNLESLELEGCKSLVRIHQSLGCLKKLIVLNLKDCKSLENLPGRIEMESLEKLILSNCSKIKKIPEFDGNMERLSVLHLDGTAIEELPVSIGRLSGLVSLNLSIGSLSKLEYCKLKNCKRLEELSDLPLNSNLVLKADGCTSLKYLFDASNFNRLNESCFGSGFSFMNCVNLKGNQGCNSMAFEMLKAFMYQGLSSETETI from the exons ATGCATGATTTGCTACAAGAAATGGGCCGGGAAATAGTTCGTCGAGAGTCTCCGAAAGAGCCAGGCAAACGTAGTAGATTATGGTCTCGTGAAGAAATCCACAATGTGCTGAAGAAAAATAAG GGAACAGAAGCAATCCAAGGCATGGTAATGGAGTGGTCTGAATTAGAAGTGGCTCATTGGAATCCAGAAGCCTTGTCAAATTTGTCTCAACTTATTCTTCTCCATATTCATAATGTGGACCTTCCTAAAGGCCTTACCTGTCTTCCTAATTCCTTGAGACTCCTGGAATGGCCTGGCTGTCCGTTAAGATCTCTCCCACGAACGTTCGAACCAGATGAACTTATTGAACTTAACTTGTGTCACAGCAATATTGAACATCTTTGGAAGGGAACAAAG AATTTTAACAAGTTGAAGTTCATCAAACTCTGCCATTCTCAAAACATTGTGGAGATCCCAGACCTTGCAGGTGTTCAGAATCTTGAGAGTTTAGAGCTCGAAGGATGTAAGAGTTTGGTAAGAATCCATCAATCCCTTGGATGTCTCAAAAAGCTTATTGTCCTGAATCTCAAAGACTGCAAAAGTCTTGAGAATCTGCCAGGTAGAATTGAAATGGAATCTCTTGAAAAATTAATTCTTTCTAACTGCTCCAAAATTAAAAAGATTCCCGAGTTTGATGGAAATATGGAGCGTCTGTCTGTGCTTCATCTTGACGGGACTGCCATTGAGGAACTGCCTGTTTCAATTGGACGCCTGAGTGGCCTTGTGTCATTGAATCTAA GCATTGGGTCGCTTTCCAAGCTTGAGTACTGTAAGTTGAAGAATTGCAAGAGACTTGAAGAGCTGTCAGACCTTCCATTGAATAGTAACCTAGTTTTAAAGGCAGATGGTTGTACTTCACTGAAATACTTGTTTGATGCATCAAATTTTAACAGATTAAACGAATCATGTTTTGGTTCAGGTTTCAGTTTCATGAATTGCGTCAATCTAAAgggcaatcaaggatgcaatAGCATGGCATTTGAAATGCTGAAGGCATTCATGTATCAG GGACTCTCTAGTGAGACGGAAACTATTTGA
- the LOC112174238 gene encoding disease resistance protein RPV1 isoform X1 produces the protein MHDLLQEMGREIVRRESPKEPGKRSRLWSREEIHNVLKKNKGTEAIQGMVMEWSELEVAHWNPEALSNLSQLILLHIHNVDLPKGLTCLPNSLRLLEWPGCPLRSLPRTFEPDELIELNLCHSNIEHLWKGTKNFNKLKFIKLCHSQNIVEIPDLAGVQNLESLELEGCKSLVRIHQSLGCLKKLIVLNLKDCKSLENLPGRIEMESLEKLILSNCSKIKKIPEFDGNMERLSVLHLDGTAIEELPVSIGRLSGLVSLNLSNCRNLVRLPSTIVHLCKVVWGSLNKFLPSGLQKVNGEPMSFSLPRLCNLIDLNLSNCNLGEGAFANEFSYFPSLVTLNLSGNNLVRLPSGIGSLSKLEYCKLKNCKRLEELSDLPLNSNLVLKADGCTSLKYLFDASNFNRLNESCFGSGFSFMNCVNLKGNQGCNSMAFEMLKAFMYQGLSSETETI, from the exons ATGCATGATTTGCTACAAGAAATGGGCCGGGAAATAGTTCGTCGAGAGTCTCCGAAAGAGCCAGGCAAACGTAGTAGATTATGGTCTCGTGAAGAAATCCACAATGTGCTGAAGAAAAATAAG GGAACAGAAGCAATCCAAGGCATGGTAATGGAGTGGTCTGAATTAGAAGTGGCTCATTGGAATCCAGAAGCCTTGTCAAATTTGTCTCAACTTATTCTTCTCCATATTCATAATGTGGACCTTCCTAAAGGCCTTACCTGTCTTCCTAATTCCTTGAGACTCCTGGAATGGCCTGGCTGTCCGTTAAGATCTCTCCCACGAACGTTCGAACCAGATGAACTTATTGAACTTAACTTGTGTCACAGCAATATTGAACATCTTTGGAAGGGAACAAAG AATTTTAACAAGTTGAAGTTCATCAAACTCTGCCATTCTCAAAACATTGTGGAGATCCCAGACCTTGCAGGTGTTCAGAATCTTGAGAGTTTAGAGCTCGAAGGATGTAAGAGTTTGGTAAGAATCCATCAATCCCTTGGATGTCTCAAAAAGCTTATTGTCCTGAATCTCAAAGACTGCAAAAGTCTTGAGAATCTGCCAGGTAGAATTGAAATGGAATCTCTTGAAAAATTAATTCTTTCTAACTGCTCCAAAATTAAAAAGATTCCCGAGTTTGATGGAAATATGGAGCGTCTGTCTGTGCTTCATCTTGACGGGACTGCCATTGAGGAACTGCCTGTTTCAATTGGACGCCTGAGTGGCCTTGTGTCATTGAATCTAAGTAACTGCAGAAATCTTGTTCGTCTTCCAAGCACCATCGTTCATTTATGCAAAGTAGTTTGGGGATCTTTAAATAAGTTCTTGCCTTCTGGATTGCAAAAAGTGAATGGAGAGCCAATGAGTTTCAGCTTGCCTAGGCTGTGTAATTTAATAGATCTGAACCTGAGTAATTGCAATCTTGGTGAAGGAGCATTTGCCAATGAATTCAGTTACTTTCCCTCTTTGGTGACCTTGAATCTAAGTGGAAACAATTTAGTTCGTCTTCCTTCAGGCATTGGGTCGCTTTCCAAGCTTGAGTACTGTAAGTTGAAGAATTGCAAGAGACTTGAAGAGCTGTCAGACCTTCCATTGAATAGTAACCTAGTTTTAAAGGCAGATGGTTGTACTTCACTGAAATACTTGTTTGATGCATCAAATTTTAACAGATTAAACGAATCATGTTTTGGTTCAGGTTTCAGTTTCATGAATTGCGTCAATCTAAAgggcaatcaaggatgcaatAGCATGGCATTTGAAATGCTGAAGGCATTCATGTATCAG GGACTCTCTAGTGAGACGGAAACTATTTGA
- the LOC112174238 gene encoding disease resistance-like protein DSC1 isoform X2 — MVMEWSELEVAHWNPEALSNLSQLILLHIHNVDLPKGLTCLPNSLRLLEWPGCPLRSLPRTFEPDELIELNLCHSNIEHLWKGTKNFNKLKFIKLCHSQNIVEIPDLAGVQNLESLELEGCKSLVRIHQSLGCLKKLIVLNLKDCKSLENLPGRIEMESLEKLILSNCSKIKKIPEFDGNMERLSVLHLDGTAIEELPVSIGRLSGLVSLNLSNCRNLVRLPSTIVHLCKVVWGSLNKFLPSGLQKVNGEPMSFSLPRLCNLIDLNLSNCNLGEGAFANEFSYFPSLVTLNLSGNNLVRLPSGIGSLSKLEYCKLKNCKRLEELSDLPLNSNLVLKADGCTSLKYLFDASNFNRLNESCFGSGFSFMNCVNLKGNQGCNSMAFEMLKAFMYQGLSSETETI; from the exons ATGGTAATGGAGTGGTCTGAATTAGAAGTGGCTCATTGGAATCCAGAAGCCTTGTCAAATTTGTCTCAACTTATTCTTCTCCATATTCATAATGTGGACCTTCCTAAAGGCCTTACCTGTCTTCCTAATTCCTTGAGACTCCTGGAATGGCCTGGCTGTCCGTTAAGATCTCTCCCACGAACGTTCGAACCAGATGAACTTATTGAACTTAACTTGTGTCACAGCAATATTGAACATCTTTGGAAGGGAACAAAG AATTTTAACAAGTTGAAGTTCATCAAACTCTGCCATTCTCAAAACATTGTGGAGATCCCAGACCTTGCAGGTGTTCAGAATCTTGAGAGTTTAGAGCTCGAAGGATGTAAGAGTTTGGTAAGAATCCATCAATCCCTTGGATGTCTCAAAAAGCTTATTGTCCTGAATCTCAAAGACTGCAAAAGTCTTGAGAATCTGCCAGGTAGAATTGAAATGGAATCTCTTGAAAAATTAATTCTTTCTAACTGCTCCAAAATTAAAAAGATTCCCGAGTTTGATGGAAATATGGAGCGTCTGTCTGTGCTTCATCTTGACGGGACTGCCATTGAGGAACTGCCTGTTTCAATTGGACGCCTGAGTGGCCTTGTGTCATTGAATCTAAGTAACTGCAGAAATCTTGTTCGTCTTCCAAGCACCATCGTTCATTTATGCAAAGTAGTTTGGGGATCTTTAAATAAGTTCTTGCCTTCTGGATTGCAAAAAGTGAATGGAGAGCCAATGAGTTTCAGCTTGCCTAGGCTGTGTAATTTAATAGATCTGAACCTGAGTAATTGCAATCTTGGTGAAGGAGCATTTGCCAATGAATTCAGTTACTTTCCCTCTTTGGTGACCTTGAATCTAAGTGGAAACAATTTAGTTCGTCTTCCTTCAGGCATTGGGTCGCTTTCCAAGCTTGAGTACTGTAAGTTGAAGAATTGCAAGAGACTTGAAGAGCTGTCAGACCTTCCATTGAATAGTAACCTAGTTTTAAAGGCAGATGGTTGTACTTCACTGAAATACTTGTTTGATGCATCAAATTTTAACAGATTAAACGAATCATGTTTTGGTTCAGGTTTCAGTTTCATGAATTGCGTCAATCTAAAgggcaatcaaggatgcaatAGCATGGCATTTGAAATGCTGAAGGCATTCATGTATCAG GGACTCTCTAGTGAGACGGAAACTATTTGA